The Malassezia restricta chromosome I, complete sequence genome contains the following window.
TGAGATCGGAGCGAAAGCGGGCAATATCCTTGAGCAAGCCAAACAAAATGTCGGTGCTGAGCGTGCGTTCATGAGCCTCGTCAATCATGATGGCCGAGTACGATCCCAGATCCGGGTTGGTCAGGAATTCTCGAAGAAGCATACCATCGGTCATGTACTTGACGACGGTCTTGTCGGATGTGCAGTCTTCAAAGCGGATACTGTAGCCGCATTCTTgcccgaggcgcacgcccaTTTCATCCGCGACGCGAGCAGCCACACTCATGGCTGCTACGCGACGAGGCTGCGTGCATGCTACCATCTGTCCCCCTTTTGTGTATCCTGCCTCATGAAGAAACTGGGGTAGCTGTGTTGTCTTGCCAGACCCTGTCTCACCGACCACAATAAGTATTTGGTTGTCGTTGATCGCGTCTAGTAACTCTTGGCGCAGCCCGTAGACAGGCAGGGAGCGACGCGTAGCATCGATAGAGTCAGCTCGCTCCTGGGCCTcttggagctgctgctgcatcgccagCTCCTTGTCCGACAAGGTGTTGAATGGACTCTCGGCTTGCTTTTCCAGCAAAAACTGGATGGCTTGCGTCTCATCAAAGACAAAGTCGTATGCATCCGCTTCTGCGGATTCTTTGGGCTGGTCGAGCAGTTTGGATCGAGCTATTTGCTCATGCTCGAATACATCACCCTCCGACGCGGGCCTTTTTCGCTGTGAGCGCGAGCCTTGATCATATCGTCGGTCGTGTAAAGCAGATTCTTTGCGTTTGCGGTCAAGACGTCCTTGCTCGGTCAGATAATCTTCGGGTAGGGCATATGTATCGGTGCCATCATCCAAGCCTTCAAACTCTTCGGCAAtacgcagcagctcgcgcttgTGCTCCAGttcgcgctgctcacgctTGGACATCCGCACGCCACGAAAAAGCGTCTCTTCATCCTTGATTTCCTGACGCAAGAGCTCAACTTGCTGTCTTGATCGTTTTGTGAGGTACTCTTGACGTGATCGGTCCCGCAGCGCATGGTACTCAGCCGCTGGCCGGTCGTCGCTCATCCTGGCAGGAAGGCAGCGCTTGGCGCCGTCTCAGGTCCCTCCACACAACGCCGCCCTCTCAGCCCCGGGGCGTGGCGGAGTTTTTGTCGAGCAACGATGGCCACGCCTTTGGGGCCATCTGTGCACGAGGATCAGGATGCTCGCGTGGAGCCTCGCTTTCAAGTAAAGAAGGTATGTGGCTTAGGCTGACGTCAGTGGAATTGCGTGTGTCTATGGAGCTGGGATATACAGGTCGATAACGTACGTGGCGGGCGCTCACCTTCCAGTGTGCCATTTGCCGGAATCAGATCATGGATCTGTGCATTGAGTGCCAAGCGAATCAGGGGTCTTCGACGATCGATGAGTGTACCGTGGCATGGGGTGCCTGTAACGTGCGTATGCATGCACTGACGCTCAGCACGCTTTCCACTTTCACTGTATATCGCGCTGGCTCAAGACACGTCCCGTTTGCCCGTTGGACAATCGCGAATGGGTGCTGCAAAAGTGGGTACAGCTTGCTAACCGTCCAGATATGGCCGCTAAGGATCTATGTACCATGATACGAGGCGCGTACATCCGTCGTCACCGACAGAGAGAAGCTGGTACGGCACGCGGTCGTACGCATCCATCCACCGTCCCTGTGGGCGGCACGCCACACGATGCACAGGGCCCGTGTGGTGTCGCGCCAGCGTCGTATGTAGCTGCCATGTGCCATCTCGCGCACAAGTGTAGAGCCACACATCGCCGTTTTCTAATCCCATGGCCAGTGCGCCGTCGGATGCCCAGGTCACAGATACGACGGCGTCAGACGCGTTCAGCGTCGTTACGAGTCGGTATGGGCGCTGTgcatcgtccacgagcGTCCAGATCTTGACGCTCTTATCGCGCGACGCCGTGGCGAACATGCGAGAGTGGGGCGCCCATGCCCCGTCCCACACAATACGCGCATGTGCACGTTCGCCGATCCAGGCGACATAgccgctgggcgtgcgTCGGAACATGCGCCAGGAGCGATCCCGGCTCACGGTGAGCAGGTAGGTGCCACAGGGCGAGaatgcgacgcgcgtgaTCGACAGTGTGTGCCCTTCGAGCGCGTCCTTCGCCGGCTCAAAcctgtgctgcgcatcaaAGAGACGCACGACAGCATGGGCCGGTGTCGATGCCTTGCATGTGCTCGCAATCATGTGTGTATTGGTATCCATCGCCACGCTCAGCAACTCGTAGCCGTGGCCATACAGTTTCTCCATTTCGGGCCACAGCGTCAACGactgcagctgctcgggATTCGGGGGCTTCGTGAAGGCAGCTACCTCCGACGCACCTTCGACCGCGCGGTTCGACAGGcccagcggcggcacatgcgccgagGCCAAGCCGTCCGTCGCCGGCTCGTGCACGGTGGGCGACCAGTCGGTGCCCGGCGTCTGCTGCCGTCGCGCGAGCCATGCTCGGATATCCGTGCTGCCCGTCTtcgccgccgcggccgaGTGAACTAGGCTCACGGTGTAGACGTGCAATggacgcacgccatgcttggctcgctcagcggcgATAGGTTCTATGCCGCGCACCGTCTCCTCCGTCACAAGCAGCACGTCAAGATCAGGCAGCGTGCCTGCTGGGCCGCACGGGTCCGAAATAGgcacgacatgcagcgccagcgacttgccgagcgcctggcTTACATCACGGAGAAATTGGCGGAcacgcgccatgcgcacgtcgatcgGCTCGATGTACTCGCGGTGCTCCTTCTTCGCGAGGAGCGCGGTGCTCGTGACGCCGACCCAcatggcgctgcgtgcACTCAACACGCCCATCGTAAGCAGCAGCTTGTGCCCAATGTGCAGGTGGTCAAAGgtgccgcccagcacgaccgAGTCACCTTGCACAGACGCAGGCTccaccgcctcggcagcagcagcgcgcaGCGGCATCACCTTCGGCTCCAGCGGTATGGCGTCCAGCGcggtgcgcggcacacCATCGTCCGCGTACAGCGACGCGAGCGGGGCATGGTGCGCGGCCCACGCACGCAGGTGACTCACGCCTCGCTCCGTGTCGGGCGTGTCGGGCAAGAGGTACACGGTCACATCGGCGCCTAGACAGTCGGCCTGGACCGCTGCATCCCACGCACACGCGTAGACACGCTGGagcacatgctcggcaccACGCATCGACATGTCACCGAGCCaagcgacgacggcgagaTTCGTGTAGTGCGTCTCGCACATCACCGACTCGATCATGTCGCCCGCCGAAGCTGCCGCCTGCGACAGCACAAGCACATGCCGCGGCTGCGGCGTGGGCGTCTGCCACATGTGCCAGGCTGTGGCACTGTGCACAAACGCCTTGGGCGCCGCAAATACACGCAAGATCTTTTCGTCCGCCGCACTCACGAACGACGTGCGCCCGAGCCAGGCCACAGACTGCATCTCGTAGCCGTGCGTCTGTGGCCGCGCCAGCTCGTGCCATGTACGCCCGGCACGGGCCGTGTGCACCGTTCCGTgcaagcgcgtcgtgcggtCCTGGCCGACTGTCAAGAAGCAGTCACCGTACCGCTCccacgcagcgtctcgcgcagGCCCCGCATGACCCGAGATCGTGGCCTGTGGCTCCCACTTGTGGGTGGCTGTGCGGCGCCACATGTGCATCGCACCCTGCCGAtcgtgcgccacgacgcacagATCGCGATGCGGACGCCAGTGCGCCCCTAGGAAGCCACCGCTCGAGCTGCCCACATCACCCAGGCGGTGCGCCGGGAGCCATAGCGATCCCACggccgcgcctgcgtctTGCAGCGTGGGCCAtgacgacgtcgccgcaTCGGGCGTCCACACGATGACGCTATGATCGACCGAGCTcgtcagcagcgcggccaACGGCTCCGTGTGCACCGATGGACACCACCGCACACCGGTGACCCATGCATCATGGCCcagcaggagcgcatccagaGACACGCCCCATCGCGTCGCACTGCCAGGCAGCGAGAGCCAGTCGATCTTGGTGCGGATGCCCTCGTCGGGTaggagctcgcgcgccatggcctcAAACGCGTCCGTAGGCGCCTGCGGCTGCCGCGTCTCAGGCCGCCACCTCCATAGCCGCACATGCTGATCCTGCGAGGCCGAAGCGAGCCACACATCCGGCAGGGCGACGGTaaagtcgagcgcgcgcaccCAGTCTTCATGGCCAGCGAGCCTGAGCTGACGCACGTACGTGCCAGCACCGCCACTGCGTACGTACAGCGAAATACGGCGATCCGTCGCTGCCACGGCCATCACCATCGCATCTGTCTGGGGCAGCTTGACCAGAGCGACATCCAGCGGAAACGCACCTTCCAAATCGATCGTCTGGACCACACGCAGCGGATCACACGACCACACGCGGAGCTTCGAGTCAGAGCCGCCCGTCACAAACTCACGCGGACCGTACTCGCGCGTGTAGGCGTCGCGCGGGACACCCACAGCGGTGATcgccgccgcatgcgcgcctgGCACCGATGCATCACAACATAGCTCGTCTCCGTGCACACGCCACAGCTCAAGGCCACCCTCGTACGTGCCTACTACGATACGCGTGACATGATCTGGCCATGCCttgagcacatgcacggTCTCTTGACACGGCAAGGGCCACATGTGCACGGCCGGCGCCCGGGCTGCCGGCTCGGACGGATCGAGCCACACAGCCACCGCTTTGtgcacgcccagcacgagcgcatcacgcCCCTCGCCCCACTGGACCCAGTCGGccacatgcgccgtgcgtTGCACCG
Protein-coding sequences here:
- a CDS encoding RING-H2 domain core subunit of multiple ubiquitin ligase complexes, with the translated sequence MATPLGPSVHEDQDARVEPRFQVKKWNCVCLWSWDIQVDNCAICRNQIMDLCIECQANQGSSTIDECTVAWGACNHAFHFHCISRWLKTRPVCPLDNREWVLQKYGR
- a CDS encoding elongator complex protein 2, translating into MPSSITYEYLSCAVQRTAHVADWVQWGEGRDALVLGVHKAVAVWLDPSEPAARAPAVHMWPLPCQETVHVLKAWPDHVTRIVVGTYEGGLELWRVHGDELCCDASVPGAHAAAITAVGVPRDAYTREYGPREFVTGGSDSKLRVWSCDPLRVVQTIDLEGAFPLDVALVKLPQTDAMVMAVAATDRRISLYVRSGGAGTYVRQLRLAGHEDWVRALDFTVALPDVWLASASQDQHVRLWRWRPETRQPQAPTDAFEAMARELLPDEGIRTKIDWLSLPGSATRWGVSLDALLLGHDAWVTGVRWCPSVHTEPLAALLTSSVDHSVIVWTPDAATSSWPTLQDAGAAVGSLWLPAHRLGDVGSSSGGFLGAHWRPHRDLCVVAHDRQGAMHMWRRTATHKWEPQATISGHAGPARDAAWERYGDCFLTVGQDRTTRLHGTVHTARAGRTWHELARPQTHGYEMQSVAWLGRTSFVSAADEKILRVFAAPKAFVHSATAWHMWQTPTPQPRHVLVLSQAAASAGDMIESVMCETHYTNLAVVAWLGDMSMRGAEHVLQRVYACAWDAAVQADCLGADVTVYLLPDTPDTERGVSHLRAWAAHHAPLASLYADDGVPRTALDAIPLEPKVMPLRAAAAEAVEPASVQGDSVVLGGTFDHLHIGHKLLLTMGVLSARSAMWVGVTSTALLAKKEHREYIEPIDVRMARVRQFLRDVSQALGKSLALHVVPISDPCGPAGTLPDLDVLLVTEETVRGIEPIAAERAKHGVRPLHVYTVSLVHSAAAAKTGSTDIRAWLARRQQTPGTDWSPTVHEPATDGLASAHVPPLGLSNRAVEGASEVAAFTKPPNPEQLQSLTLWPEMEKLYGHGYELLSVAMDTNTHMIASTCKASTPAHAVVRLFDAQHRFEPAKDALEGHTLSITRVAFSPCGTYLLTVSRDRSWRMFRRTPSGYVAWIGERAHARIVWDGAWAPHSRMFATASRDKSVKIWTLVDDAQRPYRLVTTLNASDAVVSVTWASDGALAMGLENGDVWLYTCARDGTWQLHTTLARHHTGPVHRVACRPQGRWMDAYDRVPYQLLSVGDDGCTRLVSWYIDP